The following proteins are encoded in a genomic region of Methylobacterium tardum:
- a CDS encoding ubiquinol-cytochrome C chaperone family protein codes for MIAGLFRRANARRRAVEGLHLALSMAARQPGLYTRLGVPDTVEGRFEALCLHAILVLRRLSRLPAPAAEVAQDLVNSVFTQLDASLRELGVGDMGVSKRMKKLGAAFYGRATGYDAALDAGDTAALRAALVRNVLGGEGDGTGLAAYVQAVDAALAAVDLDGLLGDGPPFPKPDGFAPAFAPNEDRAGDRA; via the coding sequence ATGATCGCCGGGCTGTTCCGCCGCGCAAACGCGCGCCGCCGCGCCGTCGAGGGGCTGCACCTTGCCCTGAGCATGGCCGCGCGCCAGCCGGGCCTGTACACGCGCCTCGGCGTCCCCGACACCGTCGAGGGCCGGTTCGAGGCCCTGTGCCTCCACGCGATCCTGGTCCTGCGCCGGCTGAGCCGACTGCCGGCGCCGGCCGCCGAGGTGGCGCAGGATCTCGTGAACTCGGTCTTCACCCAGCTCGACGCGTCCCTGCGCGAACTGGGCGTCGGCGACATGGGCGTGTCCAAGCGGATGAAGAAGCTCGGCGCCGCCTTCTACGGCCGGGCCACGGGCTACGACGCCGCCCTCGACGCGGGCGACACGGCGGCGCTGCGCGCGGCCCTCGTCCGCAACGTGCTTGGCGGGGAGGGGGACGGGACGGGCCTCGCCGCCTACGTTCAGGCGGTCGACGCGGCTCTGGCCGCGGTTGACCTCGACGGGCTGCTCGGTGATGGGCCGCCCTTCCCGAAGCCGGACGGCTTCGCGCCCGCTTTCGCACCCAACGAGGACAGAGCAGGAGACCGCGCATGA
- a CDS encoding outer membrane protein assembly factor BamE, with the protein MRRRLVQSFARLALLGLAGAGLSGCIGEELRHGYQVDQAALATIKPGMGPEQVLQILGTPSTVSTVGNKSWYYISQNTRRTIMFMGEQVEDQKVTAVYFTPGFKVERVALYGLQDGRVFDFIERTTPTSGADRAFLSQLFRGLTRYEPFGSGNGASVVPGANRGL; encoded by the coding sequence ATGCGGCGCCGTCTCGTCCAGTCCTTCGCGCGCCTCGCCCTGCTCGGCCTTGCGGGAGCCGGCCTGTCCGGCTGCATCGGCGAGGAACTGCGCCACGGCTATCAGGTCGATCAGGCCGCGCTCGCCACGATCAAGCCCGGCATGGGCCCCGAGCAGGTGCTGCAGATCCTCGGCACGCCCTCGACGGTCTCCACGGTGGGCAACAAGTCCTGGTACTACATCTCCCAGAACACCCGCCGGACGATCATGTTCATGGGCGAGCAGGTCGAGGACCAGAAGGTGACGGCGGTCTACTTCACCCCCGGCTTCAAGGTCGAGCGCGTGGCGCTCTACGGCCTTCAGGACGGCCGGGTGTTCGACTTCATCGAGCGCACCACGCCGACGAGCGGCGCCGACCGGGCCTTCCTCAGCCAGCTGTTCCGCGGCCTGACCCGCTACGAGCCGTTCGGCAGCGGCAACGGCGCCAGCGTCGTGCCGGGCGCG